A genomic region of Miscanthus floridulus cultivar M001 chromosome 3, ASM1932011v1, whole genome shotgun sequence contains the following coding sequences:
- the LOC136544052 gene encoding FBD-associated F-box protein At5g56370-like yields the protein MEEIGGDIVENNRAYKLATATTILSLLPLPVVGHTQVLSHRWRRLWPSASLHLLDSHLPIPASSLSAVVSRILASHRGNTARFHLLIAHPSASDFDSWIRSLAAKNFLELVVRHPSDETVRLPPSFLSFRSLRTAELTNCSLPEDGTGGGEVYFPHLSEFTLKHAGDRLLHASPRGPTSKASAPAVSLP from the exons ATGGAGGAGATAGGAGGGGACATAGTAGAGAACAACCGAGCGTACAAG CTCGCGACCGCCACcaccatcctctccctcctccctctccctgttGTCGGGCACACCCAAGTCCTATCCCACCGCTGGCGCCGCCTATGGCCCTCCGCATCACTCCACCTTCTCGACTCCCACCTCCCCATCCCCGCCTCCTCCCTCTCCGCTGTCGTGTCCCGGATCCTCGCCTCCCACCGTGGCAACACCGCGAGGTTCCATCTCCTCATCGCCCATCCCTCTGCCTCAGACTTCGACTCCTGGATCCGCTCCCTCGCCGCCAAAAACTTCCTAGAACTTGTCGTTCGGCACCCTTCCGACGAGACTGTTCGCCTCCCTCCTTCATTCCTCTCCTTCCGGTCCCTCCGCACCGCGGAGCTCACCAACTGTAGCCTCCCCGAGGACGGCACCGGTGGCGGCGAGGTCTATTTCCCCCACCTCAGCGAGTTCACCCTCAAGCACGCCGGCGACCGCCTCCTCCATGCCTCCCCACGTGGCCCCACCTCCAAGGCGAGCGCGCCGGCCGTCTCCCTCCCGTGA